In Fusarium oxysporum f. sp. lycopersici 4287 chromosome 4, whole genome shotgun sequence, a genomic segment contains:
- a CDS encoding PEK/GCN2 protein kinase: MTATYPKSPPLITLKNYDLKEVTTFKIQKYLETKPKLFAQDAQEMIDQIVEGVRDILEDAAQAKANGKHLPSLEEERERHEASMAKLAEEKKEEEARKKIEAMQEEERIMAEMLQQQIDRQKQKAKESKRRNGGNTPQQSSTSLETEEIIEFEQLCNATDQSGNTLVFKSVTSKRHLRQGPVSTVYEVRPVLINGQGNLPMALKQTVIRTTNKDTKEFKLQLQSLESRLQDLKSVKRVHHRHLVEVLGFKVQAGLSTDPAVSNVCTVNVLSPLAEKNSLEEFLELAGRIENIGRVRSWTRDLLDALNFLHNKNIAHQDIHPGNILLFREPNGQTVPKISDAWYQREIHSITSNKPGLPGLNTAKSAYWLPPEIAGASKPSYTFKTDIWDFGVVFIQMIFGLDALRTYSSPKNLMESVTLSHSLHELVNRFFKEDKQKRPRAFELGSSEFLATDAPVLFQDSPAVPSTSSSVSTQNLPAKPRHEFTTHRGPALSRYTEDFIEEARLGKGGFGEVVKARMKLDGQIYAIKKIKPRSQANLTEILKEVRLLSQLNHPAVVRYNTAWVEEAPDQAETEDDTSTGYFTEENTQGTGSAGIDIEFATSTGGLDFISSNANVDYGFEDSEDSEDDSDEDETEDEDDTEDEMSIHRVSSPDKERNAMFQRRARYQRSYRTMLYISMEYCEKRTLRDLIARNLYKNTPEIWRLFSQILEGLAHIHGLSIVHRDLKPENIFITSDSDGIDNVKIGDFGLATSGQFSLEKANGNTLETDDMTRSIGTAYYSAPEVRSTVNGIYSTKVDMYSLGIIFFEMCYLPMMGMQKADVLGQLRRPKPVLPSDFKPTDKAQADIILSLVNHNPKERPSSTDLLNNEELPIQIESVRGRQTLAILANPSSPYYHKTLSWLFSKRMDPVEDYAWDMSARSLSPQELLNQVLVKQELVSIFRRHGALEPPRSSIYPRTSHYGDNAVQLLTPRGKVVQLPYDLTLGNARMMAYFDPVVERSFTFGNVFRDKNDGGHPLMFGEADFDIVTTDALDFALNEAEVLKVMDEIVHTFPSLSTTPMCFHLGHSDLLQLVFEYCGISPASRRAAADVLSKLNIHNFNWQKIRVELRSPTVGVSAISVDELQKFDFRDTPNKTFSKLKTLFEGSNMYQRASPTIAHLKEVIEYCKRLGVGTKIYINPLNSLKEAFYTGGIIFSCIYDKKVKDVFAAGGRYDQLIREFRPRAGGQVREKHAVGFSLAWERLAKIPKAGGRSFLKKSEDESSGIFNSRRCDCLIASFNAAVSRSLGAEILQTLWAHSISAELAKDARSPEDLLSKHREEEYSWLIIIKQDAMLKIKSLGRKDVPDADIPTTQLLSWLRNEIRERDSKTVVKLRGNSSADTNGSGEKEEQEVRVLVAQTRSKKFNRRTVVEQAQSSASSLVQSFLDGPILAIETTDQVMDLIRGTCLSEVEGWRQVEQSVTNTERKYIREIHDELDNLRFKYQKKNDGSRHAFLYNFRSGNCVYYDLGA; the protein is encoded by the exons ATGACTGCAACTTACCCAAAGTCACCTCCTCTTATCACGTTGAAGAACTACGACCTCAAGGAAGTTACGACGTTCAAGATCCAGAAGTACCTAGAGACGAAGCCCAAATTATTCGCACAGGATGCACAAGAAATGATCGATCAAATCGTCGAAGGAGTACGGGATATCCTCGAGGATGCTGCGCAAGCGAAGGCAAACGGGAAGCATCTACCTTCTCTCGAAGAAGAACGAGAGCGGCACGAAGCTTCCATGGCGAAGTTagcagaagagaagaaagaagaagaagcccgaAAGAAAATAGAAGCGatgcaagaagaagagcgtATTATGGCCGAGATGCTCCAACAGCAGATTGATCGACAGAAACAGAAGGCTAAGGAGTCAAAGCGTCGTAACGGCGGCAATACGCCCCAGCAATCTTCGACAAGCTTAGAGACAGAAGAAATCATCGAGTTCGAGCAATTATGTAACGCTACGGATCAGTCGGGAAATACCCTCGTCTTCAAGTCTGTTACAAGCAAACGTCACCTTCGGCAGGGACCTGTATCCACCGTTTACGAAGTCCGACCTGTGTTGATCAATGGGCAAGGCAACCTGCCTATGGCACTGAAGCAGACTGTTATCCGTACCACAAATAAGGACACGAAAGAGTTCAAGCTTCAGCTACAAAGTCTCGAGTCTCGTCTTCAGGATCTCAAGTCTGTTAAGCGagttcatcatcgtcatcttgtTGAAGTTTTGGGCTTCAAGGTCCAGGCCGGACTTTCTACTGATCCTGCTGTCTCGAATGTGTGCACTGTGAACGTCTTGTCTCCCTTGGCAGAAAAGAATTCTCTGGAGGAGTTCTTGGAGCTTGCAGGACGGATTGAGAATATTGGCAGAGTGCGTTCCTGGACGCGGGATCTGCTAGATGCGCTCAATTTCCTTCACAACAAAAATATTGCACATCAAGATATTCACCCAGGGAACATTCTCCTGTTCCGAGAGCCGAATGGGCAAACCGTCCCCAAGATCTCTGATGCCTGGTATCAGAGAGAAATTCACTCTATCACTTCGAACAAACCTGGTCTTCCGGGATTGAACACTGCCAAGTCTGCCTACTGGCTGCCCCCTGAGATTGCCGGTGCATCTAAGCCCTCGTATACATTCAAGACAGATATTTGGGATTTCGGCGTTGTGTTCATTCAGATGATCTTTGGCCTTGACGCGCTACGAACATACTCATCACCCAAGAATCTCATGGAATCGGTCACTTTGTCCCATTCGCTGCATGAGTTAGTCAACAGGTTCTTCAAGGAAGATAAGCAAAAACGGCCTCGAGCTTTTGAGCTTGGATCCAGCGAATTTTTAGCCACAGATGCTCCAGTTCTTTTCCAAGACTCTCCTGCAGTTCCGTCTACAAGCTCTTCGGTGTCTACACAAAACCTTCCGGCAAAACCTCGACATGAGTTTACTACTCATCGAGGTCCCGCGCTGTCACGGTACACAGAAGACTTCATTGAGGAAGCCAGGCTAGGAAAGGGCGGTTTCGGAGAGGTGGTTAAGGCGAGGATGAAGCTGGACGGCCAGATTTACGCCATCAAGAAAATCAAACCACGTTCCCAAGCTAATCTTACAGAGATTCTAAAGGAGGTAAGGCTTTTGTCTCAGCTTAACCATCCTGCGGTTGTCCGATACAATACCGCAtgggttgaagaagctcctGATCAAGCCGAAACTGAAGATGATACATCAACTGGTTACTTTACCGAAGAGAACACTCAAGGAACTGGGTCTGCTGGGATTGACATTGAGTTCGCTACCAGTACAGGAGGGCTTGATTTCATCTCATCCAATGCCAACGTCGATTATGGATTCGAAGACTCTGAAGACTCTGAAGATGACTCTGATGAAGACGAgacagaagatgaggatgatacagaagatgagatgTCTATTCACAGAGTTTCGTCGCcagataaagaaagaaacgCCATGTTCCAGCGACGAGCTCGATATCAACGTTCATACAGAACCATGTTGTACATATCGATGGAGTATTGTGAGAAACGA ACCCTTCGAGATCTAATTGCAAGGAATCTTTACAAGAATACTCCTGAAATTTGGCGACTATTTTCTCAGATTCTGGAAGGTTTGGCTCATATCCATGGGCTTAGCATCGTCCACCGTGATTTGAAGCCGGAAAATATCTTCATTACTAGCGACTCTGATGGTATTGACAACGTGAAGATTGGTGATTTTGGACTTGCCACCAGCGGACAATTCTCACTGGAAAAGGCGAACGGAAACACTCTGGAGACAGACGATATGACGAGAAGCATCGGTACTGCATATTACTCCGCCCCTGAAGTCAGGTCGACGGTCAACGGCATATATAGCACGAAGGTCGAT ATGTATTCACTCGGCATCATTTTCTTCGAGATGTGTTATCTACCTATGATGGGTATGCAAAAGGCCGATGTCCTTGGTCAGCTTAGGCGGCCGAAACCAGTGTTGCCATCGGACTTTAAGCCTACGGACAAAGCTCAGGCAGATATCATATTGTCTCTGGTCAACCATAACCCCAAGGAGAGGCCCTCAAGTActgaccttctcaacaacgaAGAGCTGCCTATTCAAATAGAGAGTGTGAGAGGTAGACAGACTCTTGCTATACTTGCAAACCCAAGCTCGCCATACTACCACAAGACGCTTTCGTGGCTATTTTCGAAGCGTATGGACCCTGTTGAGGATTACGCTTGGGATATGTCTGCGAGGTCATTAAGTCCACAGGAGCTGCTCAATCAAGTACTGGTCAAGCAAGAGCTTGTTTCGATCTTCCGCCGCCATGGCGCTTTGGAACCCCCTCGAAGCAGCATATATCCACGGACATCACATTATGGAGATAATGCTGTCCAGCTTTTGACCCCGAGAGGCAAAGTGGTGCAGCTGCCCTATGATCTCACACTGGGAAACGCAAGGATGATGGCGTATTTTGATCCAGTAGTTGAACGATCTTTTACCTTTGGCAACGTTTTCCGCGACAAGAACGATGGAGGCCACCCACTCATGTTTGGAGAAGCTGATTTCGACATTGTCACCACTGACGCCCTGGACTTTGCTTTGAATGAAGCAGAGGTTCTCAAAGTGATGGATGAGATTGTCCACACATTTCCCTCCTTGTCCACAACTCCTATGTGTTTCCATCTGGGACACTCAGATCTTCTACAACTTGTCTTCGAGTATTGTGGGATAAGCCCTGCAAGTCGACGTGCAGCGGCAGATGTGTTGAGTAAGCTGAACATTCACAATTTTAACTGGCAGAAGATTAGGGTCGAGCTGCGGTCACCAACTGTAGGTGTTTCGGCTATAAGCGTGGACGAATTGCAGAAATTCGACTTCAGAG ACACTCCAAACAAGACATTCTCCAAATTAAAAACCCTTTTTGAGGGCAGCAATATGTACCAGCGAGCTTCTCCGACAATCGCGCATCTCAAGGAAGTCATTGAGTATTGCAAGCGCCTGGGTGTAGGAACAAAGATCTATATCAATCCTTTGAACAGCTTGAAAGAAGCCTTTTACACGGGCGGCATCATCTTTTCATGCATCTACGATAAAAAGGTCAAGGATGTTTTTGCTGCTGGCGGTAGGTATGATCAACTTATCAGAGAATTCCGACCTAGGGCTGGTGGCCAAGTCCGGGAGAAACATGCAGTTGGATTCAGTTTGGCATGGGAGCGATTGGCAAAGATTCCCAAGGCCGGGGGGCGATCGTTCTTGAAGAAATCCGAGGACGAATCAAGCGGAATTTTTAACTCTCGACGA TGTGATTGTTTGATAGCTAGCTTCAACGCTGCTGTGTCGAGATCTTTAGGTGCCGAGATACTTCAAACGCTCTGGGCACACAGCATCAGCGCTGAGCTGGCCAAGGATGCCAGATCTCCCGAAGACTTGTTATCGAaacaccgagaagaagaatattcttggctcatcatcatcaaacagGATGCAATGTTGAAGATCAAAAGCTTGGGCCGAAAGGATGTGCCTGATGCAGATATACCAACAACACAACTgctttcttggcttcgtaACGAGATTCGAGAACGCGATTCAAAAACAGTGGTGAAGCTTCGCGGCAACAGCTCTGCAGATACCAATGGCTCGGgcgagaaggaagagcagGAGGTTCGTGTGCTGGTGGCACAAACACGGAGCAAAAAGTTCAACCGTAGAACGGTTGTGGAACAAGCTCAAAGCAGTGCCAGCAGCTTGGTTCAGTCTTTCCTAGATGGACCTATTTTGGCCATCGAGACCACAGATCAGGTCATGGACCTAATCCGCGGGACCTGCCTCTCAGAGGTTGAGGGCTGGCGACAAGTCGAGCAGTCGGTGACGAATACGGAGAGGAAGTATATCCGTGAGATCCACGACGAGTTGGATAACCTGAGGTTTAAGTATCAGAAGAAAAACGATGGGTCGCGGCACGCATTCCTGTACAACTTTCGATCGGGTAACTGCGTGTATTACGATCTTGGGGCCTAA
- a CDS encoding PEK/GCN2 protein kinase has translation MAGKQSGVWNTPSGLKNNNKNESSFPGLLPAASPEVTNKIEYEELQQNELLALEAIYSDDFVMHTETQNAWKSEPHFDIRIKASSDEDFACTLGFVMTATYPKSPPLITLKNYDLKEVTTFKIQKYLETKPKLFAQDAQEMIDQIVEGVRDILEDAAQAKANGKHLPSLEEERERHEASMAKLAEEKKEEEARKKIEAMQEEERIMAEMLQQQIDRQKQKAKESKRRNGGNTPQQSSTSLETEEIIEFEQLCNATDQSGNTLVFKSVTSKRHLRQGPVSTVYEVRPVLINGQGNLPMALKQTVIRTTNKDTKEFKLQLQSLESRLQDLKSVKRVHHRHLVEVLGFKVQAGLSTDPAVSNVCTVNVLSPLAEKNSLEEFLELAGRIENIGRVRSWTRDLLDALNFLHNKNIAHQDIHPGNILLFREPNGQTVPKISDAWYQREIHSITSNKPGLPGLNTAKSAYWLPPEIAGASKPSYTFKTDIWDFGVVFIQMIFGLDALRTYSSPKNLMESVTLSHSLHELVNRFFKEDKQKRPRAFELGSSEFLATDAPVLFQDSPAVPSTSSSVSTQNLPAKPRHEFTTHRGPALSRYTEDFIEEARLGKGGFGEVVKARMKLDGQIYAIKKIKPRSQANLTEILKEVRLLSQLNHPAVVRYNTAWVEEAPDQAETEDDTSTGYFTEENTQGTGSAGIDIEFATSTGGLDFISSNANVDYGFEDSEDSEDDSDEDETEDEDDTEDEMSIHRVSSPDKERNAMFQRRARYQRSYRTMLYISMEYCEKRTLRDLIARNLYKNTPEIWRLFSQILEGLAHIHGLSIVHRDLKPENIFITSDSDGIDNVKIGDFGLATSGQFSLEKANGNTLETDDMTRSIGTAYYSAPEVRSTVNGIYSTKVDMYSLGIIFFEMCYLPMMGMQKADVLGQLRRPKPVLPSDFKPTDKAQADIILSLVNHNPKERPSSTDLLNNEELPIQIESVRGRQTLAILANPSSPYYHKTLSWLFSKRMDPVEDYAWDMSARSLSPQELLNQVLVKQELVSIFRRHGALEPPRSSIYPRTSHYGDNAVQLLTPRGKVVQLPYDLTLGNARMMAYFDPVVERSFTFGNVFRDKNDGGHPLMFGEADFDIVTTDALDFALNEAEVLKVMDEIVHTFPSLSTTPMCFHLGHSDLLQLVFEYCGISPASRRAAADVLSKLNIHNFNWQKIRVELRSPTVGVSAISVDELQKFDFRDTPNKTFSKLKTLFEGSNMYQRASPTIAHLKEVIEYCKRLGVGTKIYINPLNSLKEAFYTGGIIFSCIYDKKVKDVFAAGGRYDQLIREFRPRAGGQVREKHAVGFSLAWERLAKIPKAGGRSFLKKSEDESSGIFNSRRCDCLIASFNAAVSRSLGAEILQTLWAHSISAELAKDARSPEDLLSKHREEEYSWLIIIKQDAMLKIKSLGRKDVPDADIPTTQLLSWLRNEIRERDSKTVVKLRGNSSADTNGSGEKEEQEVRVLVAQTRSKKFNRRTVVEQAQSSASSLVQSFLDGPILAIETTDQVMDLIRGTCLSEVEGWRQVEQSVTNTERKYIREIHDELDNLRFKYQKKNDGSRHAFLYNFRSGNCVYYDLGA, from the exons ATGGCGGGGAAGCAATCTGGGGTATGGAACACACCCTCGGGTCTCAAGAATAACAACAAAAATGAGTCAAGTTTCCCGGGCTTGCTACCTGCTGCGAGCCCGGAGGTCACCAACAAAATTGAATATGAGGAGCTACAACAGAACGAACTACTGGCCCTTGAGGCTATTTACAGCGACGACTTCGTCATGCATACCGAGACTCAAAACGCCTGGAAG TCAGAACCACATTTTGATATCCGGATAAAAGCATCATCGGATGAAGACTTTGCTTGTACGCTGGGTTTTGTCATGACTGCAACTTACCCAAAGTCACCTCCTCTTATCACGTTGAAGAACTACGACCTCAAGGAAGTTACGACGTTCAAGATCCAGAAGTACCTAGAGACGAAGCCCAAATTATTCGCACAGGATGCACAAGAAATGATCGATCAAATCGTCGAAGGAGTACGGGATATCCTCGAGGATGCTGCGCAAGCGAAGGCAAACGGGAAGCATCTACCTTCTCTCGAAGAAGAACGAGAGCGGCACGAAGCTTCCATGGCGAAGTTagcagaagagaagaaagaagaagaagcccgaAAGAAAATAGAAGCGatgcaagaagaagagcgtATTATGGCCGAGATGCTCCAACAGCAGATTGATCGACAGAAACAGAAGGCTAAGGAGTCAAAGCGTCGTAACGGCGGCAATACGCCCCAGCAATCTTCGACAAGCTTAGAGACAGAAGAAATCATCGAGTTCGAGCAATTATGTAACGCTACGGATCAGTCGGGAAATACCCTCGTCTTCAAGTCTGTTACAAGCAAACGTCACCTTCGGCAGGGACCTGTATCCACCGTTTACGAAGTCCGACCTGTGTTGATCAATGGGCAAGGCAACCTGCCTATGGCACTGAAGCAGACTGTTATCCGTACCACAAATAAGGACACGAAAGAGTTCAAGCTTCAGCTACAAAGTCTCGAGTCTCGTCTTCAGGATCTCAAGTCTGTTAAGCGagttcatcatcgtcatcttgtTGAAGTTTTGGGCTTCAAGGTCCAGGCCGGACTTTCTACTGATCCTGCTGTCTCGAATGTGTGCACTGTGAACGTCTTGTCTCCCTTGGCAGAAAAGAATTCTCTGGAGGAGTTCTTGGAGCTTGCAGGACGGATTGAGAATATTGGCAGAGTGCGTTCCTGGACGCGGGATCTGCTAGATGCGCTCAATTTCCTTCACAACAAAAATATTGCACATCAAGATATTCACCCAGGGAACATTCTCCTGTTCCGAGAGCCGAATGGGCAAACCGTCCCCAAGATCTCTGATGCCTGGTATCAGAGAGAAATTCACTCTATCACTTCGAACAAACCTGGTCTTCCGGGATTGAACACTGCCAAGTCTGCCTACTGGCTGCCCCCTGAGATTGCCGGTGCATCTAAGCCCTCGTATACATTCAAGACAGATATTTGGGATTTCGGCGTTGTGTTCATTCAGATGATCTTTGGCCTTGACGCGCTACGAACATACTCATCACCCAAGAATCTCATGGAATCGGTCACTTTGTCCCATTCGCTGCATGAGTTAGTCAACAGGTTCTTCAAGGAAGATAAGCAAAAACGGCCTCGAGCTTTTGAGCTTGGATCCAGCGAATTTTTAGCCACAGATGCTCCAGTTCTTTTCCAAGACTCTCCTGCAGTTCCGTCTACAAGCTCTTCGGTGTCTACACAAAACCTTCCGGCAAAACCTCGACATGAGTTTACTACTCATCGAGGTCCCGCGCTGTCACGGTACACAGAAGACTTCATTGAGGAAGCCAGGCTAGGAAAGGGCGGTTTCGGAGAGGTGGTTAAGGCGAGGATGAAGCTGGACGGCCAGATTTACGCCATCAAGAAAATCAAACCACGTTCCCAAGCTAATCTTACAGAGATTCTAAAGGAGGTAAGGCTTTTGTCTCAGCTTAACCATCCTGCGGTTGTCCGATACAATACCGCAtgggttgaagaagctcctGATCAAGCCGAAACTGAAGATGATACATCAACTGGTTACTTTACCGAAGAGAACACTCAAGGAACTGGGTCTGCTGGGATTGACATTGAGTTCGCTACCAGTACAGGAGGGCTTGATTTCATCTCATCCAATGCCAACGTCGATTATGGATTCGAAGACTCTGAAGACTCTGAAGATGACTCTGATGAAGACGAgacagaagatgaggatgatacagaagatgagatgTCTATTCACAGAGTTTCGTCGCcagataaagaaagaaacgCCATGTTCCAGCGACGAGCTCGATATCAACGTTCATACAGAACCATGTTGTACATATCGATGGAGTATTGTGAGAAACGA ACCCTTCGAGATCTAATTGCAAGGAATCTTTACAAGAATACTCCTGAAATTTGGCGACTATTTTCTCAGATTCTGGAAGGTTTGGCTCATATCCATGGGCTTAGCATCGTCCACCGTGATTTGAAGCCGGAAAATATCTTCATTACTAGCGACTCTGATGGTATTGACAACGTGAAGATTGGTGATTTTGGACTTGCCACCAGCGGACAATTCTCACTGGAAAAGGCGAACGGAAACACTCTGGAGACAGACGATATGACGAGAAGCATCGGTACTGCATATTACTCCGCCCCTGAAGTCAGGTCGACGGTCAACGGCATATATAGCACGAAGGTCGAT ATGTATTCACTCGGCATCATTTTCTTCGAGATGTGTTATCTACCTATGATGGGTATGCAAAAGGCCGATGTCCTTGGTCAGCTTAGGCGGCCGAAACCAGTGTTGCCATCGGACTTTAAGCCTACGGACAAAGCTCAGGCAGATATCATATTGTCTCTGGTCAACCATAACCCCAAGGAGAGGCCCTCAAGTActgaccttctcaacaacgaAGAGCTGCCTATTCAAATAGAGAGTGTGAGAGGTAGACAGACTCTTGCTATACTTGCAAACCCAAGCTCGCCATACTACCACAAGACGCTTTCGTGGCTATTTTCGAAGCGTATGGACCCTGTTGAGGATTACGCTTGGGATATGTCTGCGAGGTCATTAAGTCCACAGGAGCTGCTCAATCAAGTACTGGTCAAGCAAGAGCTTGTTTCGATCTTCCGCCGCCATGGCGCTTTGGAACCCCCTCGAAGCAGCATATATCCACGGACATCACATTATGGAGATAATGCTGTCCAGCTTTTGACCCCGAGAGGCAAAGTGGTGCAGCTGCCCTATGATCTCACACTGGGAAACGCAAGGATGATGGCGTATTTTGATCCAGTAGTTGAACGATCTTTTACCTTTGGCAACGTTTTCCGCGACAAGAACGATGGAGGCCACCCACTCATGTTTGGAGAAGCTGATTTCGACATTGTCACCACTGACGCCCTGGACTTTGCTTTGAATGAAGCAGAGGTTCTCAAAGTGATGGATGAGATTGTCCACACATTTCCCTCCTTGTCCACAACTCCTATGTGTTTCCATCTGGGACACTCAGATCTTCTACAACTTGTCTTCGAGTATTGTGGGATAAGCCCTGCAAGTCGACGTGCAGCGGCAGATGTGTTGAGTAAGCTGAACATTCACAATTTTAACTGGCAGAAGATTAGGGTCGAGCTGCGGTCACCAACTGTAGGTGTTTCGGCTATAAGCGTGGACGAATTGCAGAAATTCGACTTCAGAG ACACTCCAAACAAGACATTCTCCAAATTAAAAACCCTTTTTGAGGGCAGCAATATGTACCAGCGAGCTTCTCCGACAATCGCGCATCTCAAGGAAGTCATTGAGTATTGCAAGCGCCTGGGTGTAGGAACAAAGATCTATATCAATCCTTTGAACAGCTTGAAAGAAGCCTTTTACACGGGCGGCATCATCTTTTCATGCATCTACGATAAAAAGGTCAAGGATGTTTTTGCTGCTGGCGGTAGGTATGATCAACTTATCAGAGAATTCCGACCTAGGGCTGGTGGCCAAGTCCGGGAGAAACATGCAGTTGGATTCAGTTTGGCATGGGAGCGATTGGCAAAGATTCCCAAGGCCGGGGGGCGATCGTTCTTGAAGAAATCCGAGGACGAATCAAGCGGAATTTTTAACTCTCGACGA TGTGATTGTTTGATAGCTAGCTTCAACGCTGCTGTGTCGAGATCTTTAGGTGCCGAGATACTTCAAACGCTCTGGGCACACAGCATCAGCGCTGAGCTGGCCAAGGATGCCAGATCTCCCGAAGACTTGTTATCGAaacaccgagaagaagaatattcttggctcatcatcatcaaacagGATGCAATGTTGAAGATCAAAAGCTTGGGCCGAAAGGATGTGCCTGATGCAGATATACCAACAACACAACTgctttcttggcttcgtaACGAGATTCGAGAACGCGATTCAAAAACAGTGGTGAAGCTTCGCGGCAACAGCTCTGCAGATACCAATGGCTCGGgcgagaaggaagagcagGAGGTTCGTGTGCTGGTGGCACAAACACGGAGCAAAAAGTTCAACCGTAGAACGGTTGTGGAACAAGCTCAAAGCAGTGCCAGCAGCTTGGTTCAGTCTTTCCTAGATGGACCTATTTTGGCCATCGAGACCACAGATCAGGTCATGGACCTAATCCGCGGGACCTGCCTCTCAGAGGTTGAGGGCTGGCGACAAGTCGAGCAGTCGGTGACGAATACGGAGAGGAAGTATATCCGTGAGATCCACGACGAGTTGGATAACCTGAGGTTTAAGTATCAGAAGAAAAACGATGGGTCGCGGCACGCATTCCTGTACAACTTTCGATCGGGTAACTGCGTGTATTACGATCTTGGGGCCTAA